The Candidatus Methylomirabilota bacterium DNA segment CGGGACCCACGCGGCGGTGCATGCGGTCGCCAGCAAGGCCAAAGTGCCCGTGATCGCCAAGCTCAGCGGGATCGACGCGATGGCCCCGCCGGCCAAGGACTTCTACTACGGCGCCGGGACGCTGTTCACGGTCCTCGGCGCGGTGTCCGGCAAGCTGGCCGCCCAGACCGTCCCGAACCCACGCGGGCAGTTGGCCGTCTGCGCCGTCATCGAGACCCCCGGTGGCATCGCGCTCTGCGACCGCTTCAACAACCCGGCGTTCCGGGCTCAGGGATTCACGGTCGTCGACACCGTCTTCTTCCCGCCGCCGCCGACCGAGTTCGGAGCCATTGCCGAGAAGATCGCCCGGTTGAATCCGGCCGTGGTCGCGGTGCACCCGGCCGCCTTCCAATCGGTGGCGCTGCTGCGCGAGCTCCGCGCGGGCGGGTACAAGGAGGCCTACATCATCACGAACCTCGGGTTGGACGAGACCTCGGTGGTCGAGGCCATGAAAGCCGGTGGCTTCATGGAGAAGACGTACGTCATCTCGCGGTTCCAGATGCTGGATGACCAGGGGCCGGAACTCGAAAAGTTCCGGGCCGCGGCCAAGCGGTACGGGACGCGGATGCGGCTCTCCGCCGCCCACGTCATGGGGTGGGCGGCCGGCTACGTCATGGAGGAGGCGTTGAAGCGCTGTGGCTTCCCGTGCCCCGGGCCCAAGCTCAACGGCGTCCTCCAGGGGGGCCTGACGGTCAACATGGGCAGCCTCACCGGCGGTCCACTGCAGTACACGGCCGAGGACCACTACGGGCCATCCTGGTGGCGCCTCTACGTCTACGACCCGAACAAGCAGCGCTACTCGGCGGTCACCGACTGGGTCCGCTTCGAGTCGAAGCCGGACGTCAGTAAGTAAGCGCGCCACGCCCGCGGTTCGGCGGATCAGGCCGCGTCGGCCGCCGCGCACCGGCCTGATGAGCGGCCAGACCAGACCGCGGGGGCGGGCCGGCGCCCACTCGGGCGGGCGACCGGCAAGGGCCACGAGAGAGCCGCACATGAGGCCGGGGCTCAGCCCGGATGCGATTTCCGACGGGAGGGGGTGCTGAGCGTGCGTGCGCTCGTCGTCATCATGTGGAGTGCCGGCACCTATGCCCTGCTCGGTCTGGGGATCGTTCTCATCTATCGCACCAGCCGAGTCTTGAACTTCGCCCAGGGCGAGCTCGCGATCATGCTCGGGTACGTCTGCGCGACCCTGCTGGCGTTCGGTGTCCCGCCGTCCGCCGCCGTCCCCGGCATCCTTCTGTTGAGCGCCCTGTCGGGCCTGCTGATATACGCGCTGATCATTCGACACGTGATCGCCCGGCCGCCGGTCGTGGCGATCCTGATCACGGTCGGCCTGGCGATCGCCCTGCGAGCGCTCATGGTCGTGTTCTACGAGGGGCGAACCGCCCGGCTCAACTTCGGGGTCGTGGGCGGGATGACGATCGCCGGTGAGCGGGTGAGCCAGGTCGATCTCCTCTCCATCGTGGGCACCTGGGGTCTGGTGCTCCTCGTCTACACGCTGTACATGCGCAGCAAGATCGGGATGAACATGCGAGCGGTCGCCGAACACCCGACGCTGGCCGCGCAGCGTGGCGTGAACGTCGACTTCGTGGTCGGCTCGGCCTGGGTCGTCGCCTTGTCCGGCGCGGCCGCGTCGGGACTGTTTTACGGGGCCAGCTCCCTGCTCTCGACGTCGGCCCCCGTGATCGGCGTGAAGGCGACCATCGCGGCATTGATCGGCGGGCTCGACAGTCCCCGCGGTGTCGTGCTCGGAAGCCTGGTCGTCGCGGTGGCCGAATACCTGACCGTCCGCCTGCTGGCCGTCCAGTATCTGGACTTGATGCCGGTCGTGATTCTGCTGGTGATCCTGGTGTTCCGCCCCTGGGGCCTGTTCGGAACCGTGGAACAGGTGGAGCGCGTGTGAGCGCGGAGGTGGCGCCGGCGAGCCGACGGCGCGCCCTGTACGCGAGCCTGGTGCTCGGCGTGATGGCGGCGCCGCCCGTTCTCCTGAGCCCTCACTGGCTCACGGTGACGAATCTCGCGCTGATCGCCGCCGTGGGCGCCGTCGCCCTGAACCTGCTGGTCGGCGATTCCGGTCAGGTGTCGCTGGGGCAAGCGGCCTTCCTGGCGATCGGCGCCTTCACCGCCGTCGCCGTGACCCGGAGCCTGCCCACGCCGTTTCCGGTGGCCGTTGCCGTCGCCGGCATCGCCGGCGGGGTGGTCGGCCTTCTGGTCGGACTCCCATCCTTGCGGTTTCGGGCCCTGTACATCGCCGTGACGACGCTGGCCCTGCATTTTGCGGTCGCCCAGGCGGCGGCGATCTACCAGCGGGCGGCCGTCGGAGCGGACGCGGCACTGCTTCCCGCCGCCCAGCTGGGCCCCTGGGAGCTCGGCGACCCCACGTCCTGGTACGTCGTCCTGGTGGTCGTCCTCGCGCTGACGCTGGTGGGCGTGACGAACGTGAAGCGGTCGTTCATCGGACGGCGGTGGATCGCGGCGGCCGACAACCGCCTGGCGGCGGCGGCTCTGGGGGTGCCGGTCGCGCGGGTACGCCTCGAGGCCTTCGTCGTCAGCTCGGCTCTGGTCGCGATGGCCGGTGCCCTGAACGCGTACCACACGGGGGTCGTCACCGGGCTCACCTACCAGCTGGGACTCGCCATCAGCTATCTGGCCATGATCGTCGTCGGTGGACTGGGGAGCGTGTCCGGGGCGGTCCTGGGCGCCTTCGTCATCGTCTTCTCACGGTTCGTGATGGACGAGGTTCTGGAGGCCGCGGGTCTCGGCGGCGTGGCGGGCTACCTGAGCGGACTGCCGCCCTTGCTGCACGGCGTGATCATCATCGTCTTTCTCCTGGCGGCTCCCGGCGGCGCCGTCGTGGGCCTGCGGGAGGCCATCCGGCGGCTGAGCGCGCGGCCCGAGGCGACGGTGTCGTGACGGAACCCATCCTGGCCGTCGAGAACCTCGAGGTGGCCTATGGGGCGGGCAGCCGGGCGCTTCATGGCGTGTCGCTGTCGGTTCGCGCACGCAGCTATGTGGGGCTGGTGGGGCTCAACGGAGCCGGCAAGACGACGACGCTGCGGGCCATCTCCGGCTTCTCGCGCTTCGAGACGGCCACGGTGACGGGGGGTCGAATTCGGTTCGGGGGCATCGAGATCACGGGATGGCAGCCGCACCAGACGTGCGGAGTCGGGATCAGCCTCGTGGCCGAGAGAGACAAGGTGTTCCTCACCCTGACCGTGCAGGAGAACCTGGAAATCGCGGTCCAGGGACGCCGGGCGACGCGGGAGGGCCAGGTCATCCGGGAGGTATTGGACGTCTTTCCTGCGCTCGCGGGCCTCAGGAGGAGGCAGGCTGGTCTCCTCTCCGGCGGAGAGCGGCAATTGCTCGCCACCGCCGCGGCGCTCGTCTCCGATCCGAAGCTCCTCCTGGTCGACGAGGCGACGCTCGGCCTCTCCCCGGTGGCGGCGGACACCGTGCTGGAGAAGTTCAGGGAACTCAAGGAACAGCGGGAGCTGACGTTGCTGCTGGTCGACCAGAACGTCCAGGCCGTCCTGGACGTCTGCGATTACAGCTACGTCATCGCGAATGGCGTGATCGTGGCGCGAGGCACCTCCGAGGAACTCGAGCGGGAAGGAGCCATCGAAGAGCTCGGGTTCGGGCTGAGCAAGGAACCCACGACGTGACGCCCGAGCCAGCCAGGCCCGAGCCCGAGTTGCTCGTGAGCGCCCTTTCATTGAGGTTCGGGGGCCTTCACGTCCTGCGGGCCGTGAGCTTGAGCGCGGAGGCCGGTCAGGTGACCGCCCTCATCGGGCCGAATGGAGCCGGGAAAACCGCATTGCTGAACTGCATCAACGGCCTCTACGAGCCGGCCGGAGGAAGCATCCGGATCGGAGGGACAGAGGTCGTCGGCAAGTCCCCTCGGGAGATCGCGCACCTGGGTGTCGCCCGGACGTTTCAGCACGTGGAGCTGTTTCCGAGGCTGACCGTGGTGGAGAACATCCTGGTCGGCCGGGACCGGAAGTTCCGGGGCGGCGTGGTCCGGTGGGCCGCCAGGTTCCGGGGCGCTACGGCCGAGGAGACCAAGGAGCGCGAGGTGGCCTTGCAGCTGCTCGCGATGTTCGGGCTCACCCGCTACGCCGACAGCCCGCCCCAGGCGTTGCCCTACGAAGCGCAGAAGCTGGTCGGCCTCGCTCGCGCGGTGGCGCTCGAGCCTCGGATCATACTCCTCGACGAGCCGGGCAGTGGGCTCAGCCGGAAGGAGAAGGTGAGCCTCGCCCAGCGAATCATGGAACTCAGACGGATGGGTACGGCGGTGGTCTGGATCGAGCACGACGTGGAGCTGGTGTGGGAGTGCGCCGATCGCGTGCACGTCCTGGATGCGGGCGTGTGCATCGCGAGCGGGCCGCCCCCGCAGGTGAAGGCCGACGCGGCTGTGACGGCGGCCTACTTCGGGAGTCGCCGGCTCGGCCGCAGTGCCGGGGAGCCCGGCCGTCACGGCGACGGATCGGCCAGCCAGGCGAAGGAGGAGCGGCCGCGTGGGATCGATCATTGACGCACACATCCACCTGTTCGGAGAAGGGTATCTCTCCCGAGCCTGGTACCAGAAGGCCGCCGAACGCTGGGCCGCCGCCGCCTGGCCGCACCGTAACCCGGCGGCCATCGACATCGAGTCCGGGCTCGTCGATGTCGATGGAACCCTCCTGTTCGCCGAGCTCGAGAAGGCCGGCATCGCCGCCGGGGTGGCGATGGGACTCGACTGGGGCATCTCGCTGGGGGAGCCTCGGGTCTCGGTGCGGGCCGTTCACCAGCACTACAGCGAGATGCAGGCGCGGTTTGCCGGCCGGTTCTTCGGCGTCGCGGGGATCGACCCCCGTCGGCCGGACGCGGCGGCGCTGCTGGAAGAGGCGATCGTCGGTCTCGGCCTGAAGGCGTTGAAGATGTACCCGCCCTGTGGCTTCTTCCCCTTCGATCCGGTCTGCTTCCCGCTCTACGACAAGTGCCTGGAGCTCGGAGTGCCCGTCGTGTTTCACACGGCGCTGGTCGGGTTCCCGCACATCCCGAAGTTCGCGCATCCGCTCAACATCGGGGACGTGCAGGCGCGCTACCCCTC contains these protein-coding regions:
- a CDS encoding ABC transporter substrate-binding protein codes for the protein MRNRRLATVFRAGVVGVAFGLLLLAGVEPARAAEPYQIGYVTDLSGPFRDMYAPGLEGFTLYVKALNDAGGIGGHPVQLNARDDEFSADRAAVRAQELIQRVGVNSIWGLSVSGTHAAVHAVASKAKVPVIAKLSGIDAMAPPAKDFYYGAGTLFTVLGAVSGKLAAQTVPNPRGQLAVCAVIETPGGIALCDRFNNPAFRAQGFTVVDTVFFPPPPTEFGAIAEKIARLNPAVVAVHPAAFQSVALLRELRAGGYKEAYIITNLGLDETSVVEAMKAGGFMEKTYVISRFQMLDDQGPELEKFRAAAKRYGTRMRLSAAHVMGWAAGYVMEEALKRCGFPCPGPKLNGVLQGGLTVNMGSLTGGPLQYTAEDHYGPSWWRLYVYDPNKQRYSAVTDWVRFESKPDVSK
- a CDS encoding branched-chain amino acid ABC transporter permease, whose translation is MLSVRALVVIMWSAGTYALLGLGIVLIYRTSRVLNFAQGELAIMLGYVCATLLAFGVPPSAAVPGILLLSALSGLLIYALIIRHVIARPPVVAILITVGLAIALRALMVVFYEGRTARLNFGVVGGMTIAGERVSQVDLLSIVGTWGLVLLVYTLYMRSKIGMNMRAVAEHPTLAAQRGVNVDFVVGSAWVVALSGAAASGLFYGASSLLSTSAPVIGVKATIAALIGGLDSPRGVVLGSLVVAVAEYLTVRLLAVQYLDLMPVVILLVILVFRPWGLFGTVEQVERV
- a CDS encoding branched-chain amino acid ABC transporter permease — encoded protein: MSAEVAPASRRRALYASLVLGVMAAPPVLLSPHWLTVTNLALIAAVGAVALNLLVGDSGQVSLGQAAFLAIGAFTAVAVTRSLPTPFPVAVAVAGIAGGVVGLLVGLPSLRFRALYIAVTTLALHFAVAQAAAIYQRAAVGADAALLPAAQLGPWELGDPTSWYVVLVVVLALTLVGVTNVKRSFIGRRWIAAADNRLAAAALGVPVARVRLEAFVVSSALVAMAGALNAYHTGVVTGLTYQLGLAISYLAMIVVGGLGSVSGAVLGAFVIVFSRFVMDEVLEAAGLGGVAGYLSGLPPLLHGVIIIVFLLAAPGGAVVGLREAIRRLSARPEATVS
- a CDS encoding ATP-binding cassette domain-containing protein, encoding MTEPILAVENLEVAYGAGSRALHGVSLSVRARSYVGLVGLNGAGKTTTLRAISGFSRFETATVTGGRIRFGGIEITGWQPHQTCGVGISLVAERDKVFLTLTVQENLEIAVQGRRATREGQVIREVLDVFPALAGLRRRQAGLLSGGERQLLATAAALVSDPKLLLVDEATLGLSPVAADTVLEKFRELKEQRELTLLLVDQNVQAVLDVCDYSYVIANGVIVARGTSEELEREGAIEELGFGLSKEPTT
- a CDS encoding ABC transporter ATP-binding protein; translation: MTPEPARPEPELLVSALSLRFGGLHVLRAVSLSAEAGQVTALIGPNGAGKTALLNCINGLYEPAGGSIRIGGTEVVGKSPREIAHLGVARTFQHVELFPRLTVVENILVGRDRKFRGGVVRWAARFRGATAEETKEREVALQLLAMFGLTRYADSPPQALPYEAQKLVGLARAVALEPRIILLDEPGSGLSRKEKVSLAQRIMELRRMGTAVVWIEHDVELVWECADRVHVLDAGVCIASGPPPQVKADAAVTAAYFGSRRLGRSAGEPGRHGDGSASQAKEERPRGIDH
- a CDS encoding amidohydrolase family protein produces the protein MGSIIDAHIHLFGEGYLSRAWYQKAAERWAAAAWPHRNPAAIDIESGLVDVDGTLLFAELEKAGIAAGVAMGLDWGISLGEPRVSVRAVHQHYSEMQARFAGRFFGVAGIDPRRPDAAALLEEAIVGLGLKALKMYPPCGFFPFDPVCFPLYDKCLELGVPVVFHTALVGFPHIPKFAHPLNIGDVQARYPSLAIVFAHAGYPVWTEEVMELVAHHPNSYLDISNWNAMMDRDPDRLLRLLIEMRNTVGAHRMLFASDHLGGKRFSGSRSRLAQWVDFVQELPARAARLGLTISSEEMELIMGENARRVYKLGDAAGQTRQPASARG